In Salmo trutta chromosome 16, fSalTru1.1, whole genome shotgun sequence, a genomic segment contains:
- the LOC115150637 gene encoding rootletin isoform X2, whose product MSDTGNYSSDSKLESIIQRVEESVLSEEKRLTVRGASPEDPTTCLPARVREIVTKNLNESSPGVMFSVMSVQEENRVLQVELGRLEDLLAHSKADRDELAIKYSAISERLESALCLETGDGEQDSPESRSLAQQNVDLRRRLDEEQAAYKRKLTAYQEGQQKQAQLVQKLQAKVLQYKKRCGDLEQTLVEKSSELELHRLSGRCVMSSNSHRGEEVDPCGDLENALIRLEEEQQRSSSLSAVNAMLREQLEQAGLANEALSQDIRRLTADWSKSREELEQRESDWRREEESFHSYFSSEHSRLLSLWRQVVGFRRQVSELKSATERDLSDMRNKLVQTSHSIQSSCSGLSSTLRSQEGGALALEREVALRGQLEVQLRERVAEMMSLQTRTDAERAELNARMSDAVQEWERLKGQTEERDRDMASLTRRLEEQNGNDETDMQVMRAHTETLLDTLRDIAQTVLSDGDSSSEADQENTGAPLLVLFRGSSPHRSSSPRQSTSPRRYSSLAPVPEASLSALRSAVNSRHLQLQEVRACLSSAHSLLQTLRRQLTEAESAKREAEQHSRTLQGERDGIQIEKDTTQRERDRLKQDRDTLASEKMAVEKAAQTALIKAQILQMDAEKLQQAVTLAQRERDHEREEKEAVLQERDRAKAETERVQKQWEQSESRVSVQRGELSVVRETHHQVEVEKQLLEGEKAQLTEALTRAESSNAELSLLVNKLHSEVAALQDSLAKMGSMNEGLAQDKSDLNSIICQLEEEKAHMQAQKREAKQEKLTIRDELVRVEQDRLELDTARLALHQSLQESELSRVGLEAELQSLRVDRVKLQDKVTQLCGEVSSLGAELGMARGEEQRQGVALEEVGRGRVELARERAGLVVQLTASERENTNLTEELAAFRSEREALETSLFEVQQQLVQLESGREQLETEIQSLRLRCETTTAELRRVRADGENALAQSEREREALSQALSSTQQESQQALRTAITDHQEEAERLTAEKEALRHSLESEQEGALRRVRQEAEEQLLRAEKDREDLRDEVRSLQHDRDQSLLQAETEKQQMLSQKEAEKAVLSERVSILQAELGTAALELDRLAREAAHYKDQERASVGALTVELQELRSQLEDADSVHDRELHRLQENCTDLQTHTDIALKELEECRASLSASEESRDQVRRDMMEIERCLNQTRDTGEGYRRDGVELRRTLRDVTKERDTLSLSNAQLRETLRSADTERVSVKRQCEEKEQRLAVLEESLSSAQREVAELRSCLREVERSRLEARRELQELCRQVKVLDGEKEQKGKEVAELQTRLSLEEQREEERGRAMFSLKQKLVEADTARISIKKEVSILQRRLTESESGCRGCERELTAQLQDARGCEKKLQDEARNLSLRAQTAQDSLTLSSLELSEAQGRLAATEAELARSEAGRRELEFRLGSLQSALTRTLGIGAGGRSSASWGRSPRGSSPAASHSSVTRHRSLSPLRCSLTPPKDFGGSTPDNTLGCSRLISPDNTLGCSRPISPDNTLGCSRPISPELPDPPNTPLPMPLPELDPETLRCGLRDFLQELRDSWRDRDGARCQLGALQSELEVVTGERDSAQNHLSQLHNTLQECQEGKRSVDGRLSSTQAMLQQQEETVRRGERERRALTYRVKVLERALQNAETERKHTQDQLSKQRAGEVRLEAERRRLREALEAAEARGTRVELGRRSLEGELHRLKLSLGDREAESQATQERHDVLLKQVAEGESRVTSLQREVDRLSQALSKVHEGEACLREKTQHLSQSLQEATAAHSATQGRLVALQKTLGLAEQDRRHLQERVDGARASLAEGKRGMVALTERVQSLQTELTQSELRRGELEAELAHTQEALRQRSTSLTEAQHSAQSAQAERATAEERLRGLQRAVAMLETEKKDAERQAVRLEKDRNALRNTLDKVERQKLKTEEGSMRLSAEKGRLDRSLTTAEQELQNAQRQIALLQAQLAEMEQSHSESESSVLQRDEVLRETEKLRVTQREAERILAARDRAHRHRVKGLEEQVSTLKEQLQQEMSRRQPSLPTSLISGGN is encoded by the exons CTCGGATTCCAAATTGGAATCTATAATACAG agggtggaggagagtgtGCTGTCTGAGGAGAAGAGGCTGACGGTCAGAGGCGCCTCCCCAGAAGACCCAACTACGTGTCTACCTGCACGGGTCCGAGAGATTGTCACCAAGAACCTCAACGAGAGCT cACCAGGAGTCATGTTCTCAGTGATGTCTGTCCAAGAGGAGAACCGGGTGCTGCAGGTAGAGCTGGGAAGGCTGGAAGACCTGCTGGCCCATAGCAAGGCGGACCGCGATGAGCTGGCTATCAAATACAGCGCAATCAGCGAGAGG CTAGAGAGTGCGCTCTGCCTGGAGACGGGTGACGGGGAGCAGGATTCACCAGAGTCTCGCAGCCTGGCTCAGCAGAACGTGGACCTGCGCCGACGTCTGGATGAGGAGCAGGCGGCCTACAAGCGTAAACTCACAGCCTACCAGGAGGGCCAGCAGAAACAGGCTCAGCTGGTGCAGAAGCTGCAGGCCAAG GTCCTGCAGTACAAGAAGAGGTGTGGAGATCTAGAGCAGACTCTAGTGGAGAAGTCCTCGGAGCTGGAGCTGCACAGACTGAGT GGTCGTTGTGTTATGTCCAGCAACAGTCACCGTGGAGAAGAGGTGGATCCATGCGGCGACCTGGAAAATGCTCTGATCCGGTTGGAGGAGGAGCAGCAAAG GAGCAGCAGTCTGTCTGCAGTGAACGCCATGCTGAGAGAGCAGTTGGAGCAGGCAGGACTGGCCAATGAGGCACTCAGCCAGGACATACGCAGGCTCACTGCTGATTGGTCCAAATCCAGGGAGGAGCTGGAGCAGAGGGAGTCTgattggaggagggaggaggag TCTTTCCACAGTTATTTCAGCAGTGAGCACAGTCGTCTACTGTCCCTATGGCGACAGGTGGTGGGCTTCCGTAGGCAGGTCTCTGAGCTGAAGAGCGCTACAGAGAG AGACCTATCTGACATGCGTAACAAGCTGGTACAGACCTCCCACTCTATCCAGTCGTCCTGCTCTGGCCTGTCCTCCACGCTGCGCAGCCAGGAGGGAGGGGCTCTGGCTCTAGAGCGGGAGGTGGCGCTGCGGGGGCAGCTGGAGGTGCAGCTCAGAGAACGGGTGGCCGAGATGATGAGCCTGCAGACCAGGACAGACGCAGAGAGGGCCGAGCTCAACGCCAG aatGTCAGATGCAGTGCAAGAGTGGGAGAGGCTGAAGGGgcagactgaggagagagacagagacatggccTCTCTGACCAGGAGACTGGAG GAGCAGAATGGTAACGATGAGACAGACATGCAGGTGATGAGAGCTCATACTGAAACACTGCTAGACACACTGAGAGACATCGCACAG ACTGTCCTGTCCGATGGGGACTCGTCATCAGAGGCAGACCAGGAGAACACCGGAGCTCCTCTATTGGTTCTGTTCCGTGGCTCCTCCCCTCACCGCTCCTCGTCACCACGGCAATCCACCTCTCCCAGACGCTACTCCTCGTTGGCACCCGTCCCAGAAGCCAGCCTGTCTGCCCTGCGCTCTGCTGTCAACAGCAGACATCTCCAGCTGCAG GAGGTCCGGGCGTGTCTGTCCTCTGCCCATTCATTATTGCAGACGCTGCGCAGACAACTCACAGAGGCGGAGTCAGCCAAGCGAGAGGCAGAGCAGCACAGTCGGACcctgcagggagagagggatggaattcAGATAGAAAAAGAcaccacgcagagagagagagaccgtctgAAACAAGACAGAGACACACTGGCTAG TGAGAAGATGGCTGTGGAGAAGGCAGCCCAGACAGCTCTGATCAAGGCCCAGATCCTGCAAATGGACGCTGAAAAGCTTCAGCAGGCCGTGACTttggcccagagagagagggatcacgagagagaggagaaggaggccgTACTGCAGGAGAGAGACCGAGCCAAGGCTGAGACCGAacgagt TCAGAAGCAGTGGGAGCAGAGTGAGAGCCGGGTGTCTGTCCAGCGAGGGGAGCTGTCTGTAGTGAGAGAGACCCACCACCAGGTGGAGGTAGAGAAGCAGCTGCTGGAGGGGGAGAAGGCCCAGCTCACTGAGGCTCTGACCCGg GCTGAGAGCAGTAATGCAGAGCTCTCTCTGCTGGTCAATAAGCTTCACTCTGAGGTGGCTGCCCTCCAAGACTCTCTGGCCAAGATGGGCAGCATGAATGAGGGCCTGGCCCAGGACAAgtctgacctcaactccatcatcTGCCAG ctggaggaggagaaggcCCACATGCAGGCGCAGAAGCGTGAGGCGAAGCAGGAGAAGCTGACCATCAGAGATGAGCTGGTCCGAGtggagcaggacagactagagctGGACACCGCCCGCCTCGCCCTCCACCAATCACTGCAAGAGTCTGAGCTGAGCAGGGTGGGATTGGAGGCGGAGCTTCAGAGTCTCCGGGTAGATAGAGTGAAGCTGCAGGACAAAGTCACTCAG TTGTGTGGCGAGGTGAGCTCTCTGGGGGCGGAGTTGGGCATGGCCCGGGGTGAGGAACAGAGACAGGGCGTGGCCTTGGAGGAAGTAGGGCGGGGCAGGGTGGAGCTGGCTAGAGAGAGGGCGGGGCTGGTGGTCCAGCtaactgcatcagagagagagaacaccaacCTGACTGAGGAGCTGGCCGCATTCAG GTCGGAGCGGGAGGCCTTGGAGACCAGCCTGTTTGAGGTGCAGCAGCAGCTGGTGCAGCTGGAGTCTGGCAGAGAGCAGCTGGAGACAGAGATCCAGAGCCTGCGGCTGCGCTGTGAGACAACCACTg CGGAGCTGAGGCGTGTGCGTGCTGATGGGGAGAATGCACTGGCACAGagtgagcgggagagagaggctcTGAGCCAGGCCCTGAGCAGCACCCAGCAGGAGTCCCAGCAGGCACTACGCACCGCCATCACTGACCaccaggaggaggcagagagactgACCGCTGAGAAG GAGGCCCTGCGTCACAGTCTGGAGTCTGAACAGGAGGGGGCACTACGACGGGTCAGACAGGAGGCCGAAGAGCAGCTCCTCAGAGCCGAGAAAGACCGGGAAGACCTGAGAGATGAAGTGAGGAGTCTGCAGCACGACAGAGACCAGAGTCTGCTACAggcagagacagaaaaacaacag ATGCTGTCCCAGAAGGAAGCAGAGAAGGCTGTGCTGTCTGAGAGAGTGTCCATCCTGCAGGCAGAGCTGGGTACTGCAGCCCTGGAGCTGGACAGACTAGCCAGGGAGGCAGCTCATTACAAAGACCAGGAGAGG GCCTCAGTGGGAGCTCTGACCGTTGAGTTACAGGAGCTTCGCTCTCAGCTAGAGGATGCTGACAGTGTTCATGATCGGGAGCTACACAGGCTGCAGGAGAACTGCACTGacctacagacacacactgacattgCACTCAAAGAG TTGGAGGagtgcagagcttctctctcagCCAGTGAGGAGAGCCGAGACCAGGTGAGGCGGGACATGATGGAGATAGAAAGGTGCCTCAACCAAACCCGGGACACTGGAGAGGGGTACAGAAGGGACGGGGTGGAGCTACGGCGCACCCTCCGTGATGTCACCAAGGAGAGAGACACTCTCAGCCTATCAAATGCCCAGCTGAGAGAGACACTGAGAAGTGCAGATACTGAGAGAGTCAG tgtaaagCGTCAGTGTGAGGAGAAGGAGCAGCGGCTGGCTGTTCTGGAGGAGAGCCTGTCGTCTGCCCAGAGAGAGGTGGCGGAACTCCGCAGCTGTTTGAGAGAGGTCGAGAGGTCACGACTGGAGGCCCGGAGAGAGCTGCAGGAGCTATGCAGACAG GTGAAGGTGCTTGATGGAGAGAAGGAACAGAAAGGGAAGGAGGTGGCTGAGCTGCAGACGCGTCTCTctctggaggagcagagagaggaggagagagggagggcgatGTTCTCTCTCAAACAGAAGCTGGTCGAGGCTGACACAGCCAGAATCTCCATCAAGAAAGAG gtgtCCATCCTCCAGAGGCGTCTGACAGAGTCAGAGTCAGGCTGTCGGGGCTGTGAGAGGGAGCTGACGGCCCAGCTGCAGGATGCCCGGGGCTGTGAGAAGAAGCTCCAGGATGAGGCCAGGAACCTGTCCCTGCGGGCCCAGACAGCCCAGGACTCCCTCACCCTGTCTAGCCTGGAGCTCAGCGAGGCCCAGGGCCGCCTGGCAGCCACAGAGGCAGAGCTGGCCCGGTCCGAGGCCGGACGTAGGGAGCTGGAGTTCCGCCTGGGCAGCCTGCAGTCGGCGCTGACCCGTACACTGGGCATCGGGGCGGGGGGCCGGAGCAGTGCCAGCTGGGGCAGGAGCCCCAGGGGGAGCTCCCCAGCAGCATCCCACAGCAGCGTCACACGTCACCGTAGCCTCTCGCCCCTACGCTGCTCACTGACGCCCCCTAAAG ATTTTGGAGGTTCGACCCCTGACAACACGTTGGGCTGCTCCAGGCTGATCTCCCCTGACAACACGTTGGGCTGCTCCAGGCCGATCTCCCCTGACAACACGTTGGGCTGCTCCAGGCCGATCTCCCCAGAACTCCCCGATCCCCCCAACacgcccctccccatgcctctgCCTGAGCTGGACCCTGAGACGCTGCGCTGTGGCCTTCGAGACTTCCTCCAGGAGCTCCGAGACTCTTGGAGAGACAGG GATGGGGCTCGCTGCCAGTTGGGGGCGCTACAGAGTGAGCTGGAGGTGGTGACGGGGGAGAGAGACTCCGCCCAGAACCACCTTTCTCAGCTACACAACACACTACAGGAGTGCCAGGAGG GTAAGCGTAGTGTTGACGGGCGTCTGAGCTCCACCCAGGCTATGCTCCAGCAGCAGGAGGAGactgtgaggaggggagagagggagaggagggcccTCACTTACAGAGTCAAGGTTCTGGAGAGAGCCCTGCAGAATGCAGAGACGgagaggaaacacacacag gaCCAGTTGAGTAAGCAGCGTGCGGGCGAGGTGCGTCTGGAGGCTGAGCGGAGGCGACTGCGGGAGGCCCTGGAGGCTGCCGAGGCCCGGGGGACCAGGGTGGAGCTGGGGAGACGCAGCCTGGAGGGGGAGCTGCATAGACTCAAACTGAGCCTGGGGGACAGGGAGGCTGAGAGCCAGGCCACCCAGGAGCGCCATGACGTACTACTCAAACAG GTGGCGGAGGGGGAGAGCCGTGTGACGTCGCTCCAGAGAGAGGTGGACAGGCTGAGCCAAGCTCTGTCTAAAGTCCATGAAGGAGAGGCCTGTCTCAGAGAGAAGACCCAGCACCTTTCACAGAGCCTCCAGGAGGCCACGGCTGCCCACAGCGCCACCCAGGGGCGCCTGGTCGCACTGCAGAAGACCCTGGGGCTGGCCGAGCAGGACCGCAGGCATCTACAG GAACGAGTGGATGGAGCGCGGGCCTCCCTGGCGGAGGGGAAGAGAGGCATGGTGGCCCTCACTGAGCGAGTGCAGAGCCTTCAGACTGAGCTGACCCAGAGCGAGCTGAGACGAGGAGAGCTGGAGGCAGAGCTGGCCCACACACaggag GCCCTGCGTCAACGGTCCACCAGTCTGACAGAGGCCCAGCACAGTGCCCAGTCTGCCCAGGCAGAGAGAGCGACTGCAGAGGAGAGGCTGCGGGGTCTGCAGAGGGCCGTGGCCATGCTGGAGACAGAGAAGAAAGATGCGGAGAGACAGGCTGTCCGCCTGGAGAAGGACAGAAACGCACTGAGAAATACACTGGACAAG GTGGAGCGTCAGAAGCTGAAGACTGAGGAGGGCAGCATGCGTCTGTCTGCAGAGAAGGGCCGCCTGGATCGCTCCCTCACCACCGCAGAGCAGGAACTGCAGAACGCACAGAGACAGATAGCACTGCTGCAG GCCCAGCTGGCTGAGATGGAGCAGTCCCACAGTGAGAGTGAGAGCTCTGTCCTCCAGCGTGACGAGGTGCTGCGTGAGACAGAGAAGCTGAGGGTCACCCAGAGGGAGGCAGAAAGGATTCTGGCTGCACGGGACAGAGCCCACCGCCACCGGGTCAAAGGCCTGGAGGAGCAG GTGTCCACTCTGAAGGAGCAGCTACAGCAGGAGATGAGTCGTAGACAGCCCTCTCTACCCACCTCCCTCATATCTGGGGGGAACTGA